Proteins from a single region of Lujinxingia litoralis:
- a CDS encoding DUF7226 domain-containing protein, whose amino-acid sequence MSNEPADNPQLDLLEATSEIPQANNLETFIALIHQLQDGPHTFEAIAESLGVEPRTARYYADFARWLELVRPSDVGAITLTPDGRRFALSIAARPRIFSNALFARPLVHTVHRLKQQELADQPEPAATREACRRAITAHSNLSAATVNRRASALSAMLGYAYRRQDFDWNTGKPRPHQNTPLTFEGQSFLTAFSARKFSSRTAIWIALPAQLLLFLRQEPLALKDWKRASYDIPHTPHARWFGSIPLNRATLNAAARKAPDLASLIVTCNPYVAMLMAMLTSCDRVGRPYFTLTDDMYGVRLWRRGQELGPLLDVLNTLARSLELHPTTQVPHCPHTPGARQLAAHELLEVLQRARLAHHGDTALMARTGLIDEWRTSTDDNPSLAERLGELRDAILHVVS is encoded by the coding sequence ATGAGTAACGAACCTGCCGACAACCCCCAACTCGATCTTCTTGAGGCGACCTCCGAGATCCCCCAGGCCAACAACCTGGAAACCTTCATCGCGCTCATCCACCAACTCCAGGACGGCCCTCATACCTTCGAGGCGATTGCCGAATCCCTGGGCGTAGAACCCCGCACCGCGCGCTACTACGCAGACTTTGCCCGCTGGCTCGAACTTGTCCGCCCCTCCGACGTCGGCGCCATCACGCTAACCCCGGACGGACGACGCTTCGCACTCAGCATCGCGGCTCGCCCACGCATTTTCTCCAACGCGCTCTTCGCACGTCCCCTGGTGCACACCGTGCACCGACTCAAACAGCAAGAGCTGGCCGACCAGCCCGAACCGGCGGCAACCCGGGAAGCCTGCCGCCGGGCCATCACCGCCCACTCAAACCTCAGCGCGGCCACCGTAAATCGCCGCGCGAGCGCCCTGAGCGCCATGCTCGGCTACGCCTACCGCCGCCAGGACTTTGACTGGAACACAGGCAAGCCTCGCCCCCATCAAAACACCCCACTGACCTTTGAGGGCCAGAGCTTTCTAACCGCGTTCAGCGCCCGCAAGTTCTCCTCGCGCACCGCCATCTGGATCGCGCTCCCCGCCCAACTTCTTCTCTTCTTGCGGCAGGAGCCCCTCGCGCTCAAAGACTGGAAACGCGCCTCCTACGATATCCCCCACACGCCACACGCCCGTTGGTTTGGCTCCATCCCCCTCAACCGCGCTACCCTCAACGCCGCAGCCCGCAAAGCTCCCGACCTTGCAAGCCTCATCGTCACCTGCAACCCCTACGTGGCCATGCTCATGGCCATGCTCACATCCTGTGACCGCGTCGGGCGTCCCTACTTCACCCTGACCGACGATATGTACGGCGTACGCCTCTGGAGGCGCGGCCAGGAACTCGGCCCCCTGCTTGACGTGCTCAACACACTCGCGCGCAGCCTTGAGCTCCATCCCACCACACAGGTCCCTCACTGCCCACACACCCCCGGCGCTCGCCAGCTCGCCGCCCACGAACTTTTGGAAGTCCTCCAACGGGCTCGCCTGGCACACCACGGCGACACCGCGCTCATGGCCCGCACTGGCCTCATCGACGAGTGGCGCACCTCCACCGACGATAACCCCTCGTTGGCCGAACGCCTGGGCGAACTCCGAGACGCGATCCTCCACGTCGTCTCTTAG
- a CDS encoding N-acetyltransferase produces the protein MGAQRDELRVSPVCGERERLAFARFGREIGKHDSNHRTLPDLLVWNDLRPGGNPWFEHGEAELFLARRGSRIVGRISAQIDDEHLKTYDDGAGFFGYFDCEDDPEVAQALLEAAADWCRARGMNRLRGPFSFSINEQCGTLVDGFDSPNYVMMPHNSPYYDGLLKGAGLEGVKDLYAWRYNREQPPEAVLQIADAVAEYPGLVVRPLNMNDIEGDLEIIMSIFNDAWSKNWGFVPLTRAEVHAIAQQFRLIADPNLCLIAEVDGKPAAMAVALPNVYEAMADLDGKLFPLGWAKLLYRLKARPPKTFRQILLGVRREYRGSVLGGLSVLLYVTIHRKAYSSGYVEAEASWTLSDNHRINQGMAFMGAEHYKTYRIYEREL, from the coding sequence ATGGGTGCTCAACGTGATGAGTTGCGGGTCTCGCCGGTCTGTGGTGAGCGAGAGCGGCTGGCGTTTGCGCGCTTCGGGCGCGAGATTGGCAAGCATGATTCGAACCACCGTACCCTGCCTGATCTGCTGGTCTGGAACGACCTGCGCCCCGGGGGCAATCCCTGGTTTGAGCACGGGGAGGCCGAACTCTTTTTGGCGCGGCGCGGGTCGCGGATCGTGGGGCGAATCTCGGCGCAGATCGATGATGAGCATCTGAAGACCTATGATGATGGGGCGGGTTTTTTCGGGTACTTCGACTGCGAAGATGATCCGGAGGTGGCGCAGGCCTTGCTGGAGGCGGCCGCGGACTGGTGCCGGGCCCGGGGGATGAACCGGTTGCGCGGGCCCTTCTCGTTTTCGATCAACGAGCAGTGCGGCACGCTGGTCGACGGGTTTGATTCACCGAATTACGTGATGATGCCGCACAATTCGCCCTACTACGACGGCCTTCTCAAAGGCGCGGGGCTGGAGGGGGTCAAAGACCTCTATGCCTGGCGCTACAATCGGGAGCAGCCGCCGGAGGCGGTGTTGCAGATCGCCGATGCCGTCGCCGAGTACCCCGGCCTGGTGGTGCGGCCGTTGAACATGAATGATATCGAGGGGGACCTCGAGATCATCATGAGCATTTTTAATGACGCCTGGTCTAAAAACTGGGGGTTTGTGCCCCTGACCCGGGCCGAGGTGCACGCGATCGCGCAGCAGTTTAGGTTGATTGCCGATCCCAACCTCTGTCTGATCGCCGAGGTCGACGGGAAGCCGGCGGCGATGGCCGTGGCCCTGCCCAATGTGTACGAGGCGATGGCCGATCTGGACGGAAAGCTCTTTCCGCTGGGGTGGGCGAAGTTGTTGTACCGCCTTAAAGCCCGGCCGCCGAAGACGTTTCGGCAGATCTTGCTCGGGGTGCGCCGGGAGTATCGCGGCAGCGTGCTGGGCGGTCTGAGCGTGCTGCTCTACGTGACGATTCACCGCAAGGCCTACTCCAGCGGATATGTGGAGGCCGAGGCCAGCTGGACGCTCTCGGATAACCACCGCATTAACCAGGGCATGGCCTTTATGGGGGCGGAACACTACAAAACCTATCGGATCTATGAGCGGGAGCTCTGA
- the argS gene encoding arginine--tRNA ligase — protein sequence MRISEIEAHLIELKDKALAAFDIPADVASQISLANPPDPTMGDRGFPVFLLARQLRKGPPQIAQQLVDALQPLVADDPLISEVSAAGPYVNLRLNPAQLANIVISEALDRAADFGSQVLDGQKIMIEFSAPNTNKPQHLGHVRNNLLGDSVARILDFAGHDITRVNLINDRGIHICKSMLAYQRFGQGETPESAAIKGDHLVGKYYVRFDQAFRQEYADWQHTEAAQARFEAWLNSPESKDARKAHGDDAQTLLPVFFSAFKDIYFNTLSELGGAARQMLRDWEAGEPQVVALWKTMNQWVFDGFDETYARLGVHFDRVYYESNTYKLGKSIVEEGLNAGNFKKLDDGAVVCDLEALGLQGQKVLLRGDGTSVYMTQDLGTALARFEEYDVERMIYVVGDEQNYHFDVLFRILSMLRPELEGNLNHLSYGMVELPDGKMKSREGRVVDADDLMDEMEALASTAVAERYADLSDDEQAHRARVIGLAALKYFILDFSPRSTVQFDPQKSIDFQGRTGPYCLYSYARISSIERRVGGWPNLSGQARDAALESLTSDLELAVIRQLQDWPRMVETAAAQLSPGRITEALFNLSKAFSTLYNDADHRIVDLEGPRKDGLLLLARAVQNALGAGLSLLGIETLNEM from the coding sequence ATGCGCATTTCCGAGATCGAAGCCCACCTTATCGAGCTCAAAGACAAAGCCCTGGCCGCCTTTGACATCCCCGCCGACGTCGCCAGCCAGATCAGCCTGGCCAACCCGCCGGACCCCACCATGGGCGACCGCGGGTTCCCCGTCTTTCTGCTGGCCCGACAGCTGCGCAAAGGCCCCCCGCAGATCGCCCAACAACTCGTCGACGCGCTCCAGCCCCTGGTCGCCGATGACCCGCTCATCAGCGAAGTCAGCGCCGCCGGTCCCTACGTCAACCTGCGCCTCAACCCGGCCCAACTTGCCAACATCGTGATCTCCGAGGCCCTCGACCGCGCCGCCGACTTCGGCTCCCAGGTCCTCGACGGCCAGAAGATCATGATCGAGTTCAGCGCCCCCAACACCAACAAGCCCCAGCACCTGGGGCATGTGCGCAACAACCTGCTGGGCGACTCCGTCGCGCGCATCCTGGACTTCGCCGGCCACGACATCACCCGCGTCAACCTCATCAACGACCGCGGCATTCACATCTGCAAGTCCATGCTCGCCTACCAACGCTTCGGCCAGGGCGAAACCCCCGAGAGCGCCGCCATCAAAGGCGATCACCTGGTGGGCAAGTACTACGTGCGCTTTGACCAGGCCTTCCGCCAGGAGTACGCCGACTGGCAACACACCGAAGCCGCCCAGGCCCGCTTCGAAGCCTGGCTCAACAGCCCCGAGAGCAAAGACGCTCGCAAGGCGCACGGCGACGACGCCCAAACGCTGCTCCCGGTCTTCTTCTCCGCCTTCAAAGACATCTACTTCAACACCTTAAGCGAGCTCGGCGGCGCCGCCCGTCAGATGTTGCGCGACTGGGAGGCCGGCGAACCGCAAGTCGTCGCGCTGTGGAAGACCATGAACCAGTGGGTCTTCGACGGCTTCGACGAGACCTACGCGCGTCTGGGCGTGCACTTCGACCGCGTCTACTACGAGTCCAACACCTATAAACTGGGCAAATCCATCGTCGAAGAAGGCCTGAACGCCGGCAACTTCAAAAAACTCGACGACGGCGCGGTGGTCTGCGACCTGGAGGCCCTCGGACTCCAGGGGCAAAAAGTACTGCTGCGCGGCGACGGAACCAGCGTCTACATGACCCAGGATCTGGGCACCGCGCTGGCCCGCTTCGAGGAGTACGACGTTGAGCGCATGATCTACGTCGTCGGCGATGAGCAGAACTACCACTTCGATGTGCTCTTCCGCATCCTCTCGATGCTGCGCCCCGAGCTGGAAGGCAACCTCAACCACCTCTCTTACGGCATGGTTGAGCTCCCCGACGGCAAGATGAAGAGCCGCGAGGGCCGCGTCGTCGACGCCGACGACCTGATGGACGAAATGGAAGCGCTCGCCAGCACCGCCGTCGCCGAGCGCTACGCCGACCTCTCCGACGACGAACAGGCCCACCGCGCCCGCGTCATCGGCCTGGCCGCGCTCAAGTACTTCATCCTCGACTTCTCGCCACGCTCCACCGTGCAATTCGATCCCCAGAAGTCCATCGACTTCCAGGGACGCACCGGCCCCTACTGCCTCTACAGCTACGCCCGCATCTCGTCGATCGAGCGCCGGGTCGGCGGCTGGCCCAACCTCAGCGGCCAGGCCCGCGACGCCGCGCTGGAGAGCCTCACCAGCGACCTGGAACTCGCCGTCATCCGTCAACTCCAGGACTGGCCGCGGATGGTGGAGACCGCCGCCGCCCAGCTCTCCCCGGGCCGCATCACCGAGGCGCTCTTCAACCTCTCCAAGGCGTTTAGCACCCTCTACAACGACGCCGATCACCGCATCGTGGATCTCGAAGGCCCCCGCAAAGACGGGCTGCTCTTGCTGGCCCGCGCCGTGCAAAACGCGCTCGGCGCCGGCCTGAGCCTGCTGGGCATTGAGACCCTCAACGAGATGTAA
- a CDS encoding NAD-dependent epimerase/dehydratase family protein, producing the protein MRVFLTGATGFVGSHVAEALLAAGHEVMALVRPTSKVAHLSALGVSQVVGSMEAPEALEASLREVDAVVHVAGMTTGKTPADLYRVNGVASGRLAEVAARAGVARFVYVSSAAAQGPGEGDQPRPRGVRPRPVSHYGRSKLHGEGAVLRVRQEMGVTILRPPPVYGPRDRDMFQVFQLASYGLGPVLGDGSRWLSVIHVHDVARAAVRCLEDVGSGAAYTIDDGGRYTWREFTGIIAGAVGKRGLHLPIPAPLFGVAAMLSEAGGRLAGVTPIFNRDKYAEMSQPSWVCGHEAIQQALGWEPTLGLEEGARQTVQWYREEGWL; encoded by the coding sequence ATGCGGGTATTTTTAACGGGTGCGACGGGCTTTGTAGGCTCTCATGTGGCCGAGGCGCTCTTGGCGGCGGGCCATGAGGTGATGGCGCTGGTGCGTCCGACCTCGAAGGTGGCGCATCTGAGCGCGCTGGGGGTGAGTCAGGTGGTGGGGTCGATGGAGGCGCCCGAGGCCTTGGAGGCATCGCTGCGCGAGGTTGATGCGGTGGTGCACGTGGCGGGGATGACCACGGGGAAGACGCCTGCGGATCTGTATCGGGTCAATGGCGTGGCCAGTGGTCGTCTGGCCGAGGTGGCGGCCCGGGCCGGGGTGGCGCGTTTCGTGTACGTCTCCAGTGCGGCGGCGCAGGGCCCCGGCGAAGGAGATCAGCCGCGGCCGCGGGGAGTGCGGCCGCGACCGGTGAGTCACTACGGGCGTAGCAAATTGCATGGCGAGGGAGCGGTGCTGCGGGTACGCCAGGAGATGGGCGTCACGATTTTGCGCCCGCCTCCGGTGTACGGGCCGCGCGACCGCGACATGTTCCAGGTCTTTCAGCTGGCGAGCTACGGGCTGGGGCCGGTGCTGGGGGACGGCTCACGCTGGTTGAGTGTGATTCACGTCCATGATGTGGCCCGTGCGGCGGTGCGTTGCCTGGAGGATGTGGGGTCGGGAGCGGCGTACACCATTGATGACGGCGGCCGCTACACCTGGCGGGAGTTCACCGGCATCATCGCCGGCGCGGTGGGCAAGCGAGGGCTGCATCTGCCGATTCCGGCGCCGCTTTTCGGGGTTGCGGCGATGCTCAGTGAGGCCGGCGGGCGGCTGGCCGGAGTCACGCCGATCTTCAATCGCGATAAGTACGCGGAGATGTCGCAGCCGTCGTGGGTCTGTGGTCACGAGGCGATTCAGCAGGCGCTGGGCTGGGAGCCCACGCTGGGGCTGGAGGAGGGGGCCCGACAGACCGTGCAGTGGTATCGCGAAGAAGGCTGGCTCTGA
- the ccsA gene encoding cytochrome c biogenesis protein CcsA: MVKFIDRKIFPVVALLAMLATLAAMALIFFYAPVEQTMGIVQKIFYVHVPSAMASYAGFTVTAVCSLIYLFSPREHWDHGAVAGAELGLFYCVFVLISGPLWAYKAWGTAWTWDPQLTATFILFLLYGGYVLLRQFGGSSKRLKKIAAVLGVIAFVDIPLIHYSVRIWGGLHPVVEREGGGGLATEMSQVFGVSMLAFLLMFATLLWLRFRVRWREAELDRLYLEVEDLARVRGI; the protein is encoded by the coding sequence ATGGTAAAGTTCATCGACAGGAAGATTTTCCCGGTGGTGGCATTGCTCGCCATGCTGGCAACGTTGGCAGCGATGGCGCTGATTTTCTTCTACGCGCCGGTCGAGCAGACGATGGGCATTGTGCAGAAGATCTTTTATGTGCACGTGCCCTCGGCGATGGCGTCGTATGCCGGGTTCACGGTAACGGCGGTATGCAGCCTGATTTACCTGTTTTCGCCACGGGAACACTGGGATCACGGGGCGGTGGCCGGCGCGGAGCTGGGGCTGTTTTACTGCGTGTTTGTGCTGATTTCGGGACCGCTCTGGGCGTACAAGGCCTGGGGGACGGCCTGGACCTGGGATCCGCAGCTGACGGCGACCTTTATTCTGTTCTTGCTCTACGGGGGGTATGTGCTCTTGCGCCAGTTCGGTGGAAGTAGCAAGCGGTTGAAGAAGATCGCGGCGGTGCTCGGTGTGATCGCGTTTGTGGACATTCCGCTGATTCACTACTCGGTACGCATTTGGGGTGGGTTGCACCCGGTGGTGGAGCGGGAGGGGGGCGGAGGCCTGGCCACGGAGATGTCGCAGGTGTTCGGGGTGAGCATGCTGGCGTTTTTGTTGATGTTCGCCACGCTGCTCTGGTTGCGTTTTCGTGTGCGCTGGCGAGAGGCCGAGCTGGATCGGCTCTACCTGGAAGTAGAAGACCTGGCGCGGGTGCGCGGGATCTGA
- a CDS encoding CcmD family protein — translation MHKTKNTRVAAVALATAVMLSAAVTSAQEVTPSLASQDTSVPGGTLLMICYIVLWVMIGGYIFFVMRRQKALEKDLGRLEGRLDEVLGTGAEGEP, via the coding sequence ATGCACAAGACGAAGAATACCCGGGTAGCGGCCGTGGCGTTGGCTACCGCGGTGATGCTCAGCGCGGCGGTGACCAGCGCACAGGAAGTCACGCCTTCGCTGGCCTCGCAGGATACCTCGGTGCCCGGTGGGACGCTGTTGATGATCTGCTACATCGTGCTGTGGGTGATGATCGGCGGGTACATCTTTTTTGTGATGCGTCGGCAGAAGGCGCTGGAGAAGGATCTGGGGCGTCTGGAGGGGCGCCTGGATGAGGTGCTGGGAACCGGCGCCGAAGGGGAGCCGTAA
- a CDS encoding CpaF family protein, with protein sequence MIPQQIFEQSIRRYFHVLTPYLDDESVSEIMVNGPNDIWIEVKGKLQKTDARFENEDDLMGGAKNIAQYVGKTLNELNPRMDARLPDGSRVHVVLPPCARNGVSMAIRRFGKFDLTIDKLISYGSINREAANFIDICVKMERNIIVAGGTGSGKTSLLNCVSSLISDKDRIIVIEDSSELQMQQPHCLMLETRGPDAKGRGAVEIEHLFHSAMRLRPDRIVIGEIRGGEALTLLQAMTSGHGGTMSTTHATYPDDTLRRLETMAMMSEVDMPLAALRSQVASAIQVIIQTSRFNDGSRKITHICEVLGLDERGEYRIRPIFVFRNRGNDPTTGKVIGEHIGQGNIPTFIDAVRERGLNVDERWFAKPRD encoded by the coding sequence ATGATCCCTCAGCAAATCTTCGAACAGTCCATCCGACGCTACTTTCACGTGCTGACTCCCTACCTCGATGACGAATCCGTCAGCGAGATCATGGTCAACGGCCCCAACGACATCTGGATCGAGGTCAAGGGCAAGCTTCAGAAGACCGACGCCCGCTTCGAGAACGAAGACGATCTGATGGGCGGCGCCAAAAACATCGCGCAGTACGTCGGTAAAACGCTCAACGAACTCAACCCTCGTATGGATGCGCGCTTGCCCGACGGCAGCCGCGTGCACGTCGTCCTGCCCCCCTGCGCTCGCAACGGGGTCTCCATGGCGATTCGCCGCTTTGGCAAATTTGACCTGACCATCGACAAGTTGATCAGCTACGGCTCCATCAACCGCGAAGCTGCCAACTTCATCGACATCTGCGTGAAGATGGAACGCAACATCATCGTGGCCGGCGGCACCGGTAGCGGTAAGACCTCACTGCTCAACTGCGTCAGCTCGCTGATCAGCGATAAAGACCGCATCATCGTCATCGAAGACTCCTCCGAACTTCAAATGCAGCAGCCGCACTGCCTGATGCTGGAGACCCGCGGGCCCGACGCCAAAGGTCGCGGCGCCGTCGAGATCGAGCACCTCTTCCACTCGGCGATGCGTCTGCGCCCGGACCGCATCGTCATCGGGGAAATCCGTGGCGGCGAAGCCCTCACCCTGCTTCAGGCCATGACCTCCGGTCACGGGGGCACCATGTCGACCACCCACGCCACCTATCCCGACGACACCCTGCGCCGTCTGGAAACCATGGCCATGATGAGCGAAGTCGACATGCCCCTGGCCGCCCTGCGCAGCCAGGTCGCCTCCGCCATCCAGGTCATCATTCAGACCAGCCGATTCAACGACGGTAGCCGTAAAATCACCCACATCTGCGAAGTCCTGGGCCTGGATGAGCGTGGCGAATACCGCATCCGCCCGATTTTCGTCTTCCGCAACCGTGGCAACGACCCGACCACGGGCAAAGTCATCGGCGAGCACATCGGCCAGGGCAACATCCCCACCTTCATTGATGCCGTCCGGGAACGCGGCCTGAATGTCGACGAGCGATGGTTCGCCAAACCCCGTGACTAA
- a CDS encoding protein kinase domain-containing protein produces MSDDRFKQARRSLIDRANQRQQGGDGGFESDADDKTQMVDLNALQGGPQPQFAPPPTFEGPSDEATQLFEIPAALGGPGSAEGDGITSSAPDYGGYQPPAARHAPAPAPTPAPSVGASGGHQVYVGGEQPDYEGSTQFVNIADFAEQAAHYTPEQQAAGYDGNTQFVDVNALMAGADGAGGDPIENDQDLQRGYIFTPDAIQRGDITLIFAQNQLGKHVVLKRVWEGPAEQMSTPLRQRIAQLHSLRHPNLVPMNGMFVSSSGMWVEIDRPQGQRLTQIIQQHGVQDPAHVSAWVKSIAQTLDTIHAQQLAYANLTTDAVWITPNGEAMLEPFDMLRFEERGGLGAFGPPEMQVPPEQRQLSPATDVYSLAAVATAALTGLPLDGTRLAQLKDQKLVASLQSALNPDASQRPQTPAEFSAAYGGGGSGQGLDIKVLGGGILAILMVTMVALMFMGDTSQPAPQQPAPGQQPQQAQAPAPDPQQAPAPATTGEVAQAPRVELPGQVTRDPRLTISHGFAQNPPAQPSAELAEEDFDTLRTEARELIEEAARLRSDDQLKKYREALSKITRVIRAQDAPAADDLALWKEIYQKREAKAYVERLRTDVAEGLKLGTTDAVRNNYKTLAAHDPYANAQDFIIAVNSATYQVVDSNADDTEESAEN; encoded by the coding sequence ATGTCCGACGATCGTTTTAAACAAGCCCGACGCAGCCTCATTGACCGCGCCAATCAGCGTCAGCAGGGCGGTGACGGCGGCTTTGAGTCCGACGCCGACGACAAAACCCAGATGGTCGACCTCAATGCACTTCAGGGAGGTCCCCAGCCGCAGTTTGCGCCTCCGCCCACCTTTGAAGGGCCCTCCGACGAGGCCACACAGCTCTTCGAAATCCCCGCCGCCCTGGGAGGCCCGGGCAGCGCCGAAGGCGACGGAATCACCAGCAGCGCGCCGGACTACGGCGGTTACCAACCTCCGGCCGCCCGCCACGCTCCAGCCCCCGCGCCTACGCCCGCACCGTCGGTCGGCGCTTCCGGGGGCCACCAGGTCTACGTCGGCGGTGAGCAGCCCGACTACGAAGGCAGCACGCAATTTGTCAACATCGCCGACTTCGCCGAACAGGCCGCCCACTACACCCCCGAGCAGCAGGCTGCCGGCTACGACGGCAACACCCAGTTCGTGGATGTCAACGCCCTGATGGCCGGCGCCGACGGTGCTGGCGGCGACCCGATTGAAAACGACCAGGATCTGCAGCGCGGCTATATCTTTACGCCCGACGCCATTCAGCGCGGCGACATCACCCTGATCTTTGCGCAGAACCAGCTGGGCAAGCACGTCGTGCTCAAACGGGTCTGGGAAGGCCCTGCCGAGCAGATGTCGACACCGCTGCGCCAGCGCATCGCCCAGCTCCACAGCCTGCGCCATCCGAACCTGGTCCCGATGAACGGCATGTTCGTCTCCAGCTCCGGAATGTGGGTGGAGATCGATCGCCCCCAGGGCCAGCGTCTCACCCAGATCATCCAACAGCATGGCGTCCAGGATCCCGCCCACGTCAGTGCCTGGGTCAAGTCCATCGCCCAAACCCTGGACACCATCCACGCCCAGCAACTGGCCTACGCTAACCTGACCACCGACGCGGTGTGGATCACCCCCAACGGTGAGGCCATGCTCGAGCCCTTCGATATGCTGCGCTTTGAGGAGCGCGGCGGGCTGGGCGCCTTCGGCCCCCCCGAGATGCAGGTTCCCCCCGAGCAACGTCAGCTCTCACCGGCCACCGACGTCTACAGCCTGGCCGCCGTAGCCACCGCCGCACTCACCGGCCTGCCCCTTGATGGCACTCGCCTGGCTCAGCTCAAAGATCAAAAGCTGGTCGCCTCGCTTCAGAGCGCCCTCAATCCCGACGCCTCCCAACGCCCCCAAACCCCGGCCGAGTTCAGCGCGGCGTATGGGGGCGGAGGCAGCGGCCAGGGACTCGACATCAAAGTGCTCGGCGGCGGAATCTTAGCCATTTTGATGGTCACCATGGTCGCCTTGATGTTCATGGGCGACACCTCTCAACCCGCACCACAGCAGCCGGCCCCCGGGCAACAGCCCCAGCAAGCGCAGGCGCCTGCTCCCGATCCTCAGCAAGCCCCGGCGCCGGCCACCACTGGCGAGGTTGCTCAGGCTCCCCGGGTTGAACTGCCAGGCCAGGTCACCCGCGACCCTCGCCTGACCATCTCGCACGGCTTTGCGCAGAACCCGCCGGCCCAGCCCTCCGCCGAACTCGCCGAAGAGGACTTCGACACCCTCCGCACCGAAGCTCGCGAACTCATCGAGGAGGCCGCTCGCCTCCGCTCGGATGATCAACTCAAAAAGTACCGCGAGGCCCTCTCCAAGATCACCCGCGTCATCCGTGCCCAGGATGCCCCCGCGGCCGACGATCTGGCCCTGTGGAAAGAGATCTACCAGAAACGCGAGGCAAAGGCCTACGTCGAGCGTCTCCGCACCGATGTCGCCGAAGGGCTGAAACTTGGCACCACTGACGCCGTCCGGAACAACTACAAAACTCTGGCCGCTCATGACCCCTACGCAAACGCCCAGGACTTCATCATCGCGGTAAACAGCGCCACCTACCAGGTCGTTGATTCCAACGCCGATGATACCGAAGAGAGCGCAGAGAACTGA